The Sebastes umbrosus isolate fSebUmb1 chromosome 24, fSebUmb1.pri, whole genome shotgun sequence genome contains the following window.
CCATCAGTAGTTCATGAGGACCAAAGTGGCGGACCAAATAACATTGCTATCCATTACTAAACACTTGCAATGTACATATGAGCATCTGAGTATTGTTTTTGGACAGACTTCAAAAAATTTAACTTATCCTTTAAACTACCTGGAAGACCTACATTTGAATTTAACAATACTAATTCatggacatttatttttctaagcTCCATGTCACAAACTGTTAATATTCACTACTTTGTTAGTGATCACATCAGTCACATTATTGATTGTTGATTTAACCACATTGCAAAatgttcagacattttcagcttAAAGCAACGGAAAGCTTTGCCACTTGAAATTTCATGTTAGCTAAAAGGTTTCTCAATTCAGTTCTGTGTTGCAACGTCTCTCTTAGTTTAGACTGATAAggctgttttttattgttatcgAATCTAGCTCAGTGCGGCTATAAAAactatttgtatttctttttacagCGTCTGGAGGTGAAGAGTCCCGATGGTTGGGTTGGACGGGTAAGTCCAGTGCACTGTTAAaggatattctgtatttttcttttttataaattccctgaaaagaccaaaaccaacaatgaatgcatctgctaacaagtattgtgtgtgtattagtgctccattgttgtccaaaaacatttaaaaacacattaccaTGAACAAACACACTGTGGTTTATTTTGACCCACATCACCATCCTGCTGCCAGACATACTCATTTAAGCACCAGATGTGGATTAATCCGAGAATCCGAGAATATAGCATAATATACTTGTTCTTCCTAGTTCTCTCCATCAGAACCAGTGTTTGCCGCAGACAAGAACAGCTACTACCTGTTGATGAGCAACACTGAAGGGTACAAGCACATCCATCAAGTGGTCGGGGTAGGTAGAATGATTCATTTTAGTCGGTAGTCCAATATCGCACCGGCaaattcagatattttttttagacttgCACACTATCACACATATTGCACAATATCCAAAATGTTTCTGTAGCATGTTACCAACCACGCACATTATGTTCTGACTCATCATGCAGGGCACAGCTACAGCAATCACCTCTGGACAATGGGAAGTCATTGACATCCTGAAAGTAACCGCTGATAGTGTGTAAGTCATTGCATCATCTGCATACAGTTGTATACACATGCATAAACTTGTGAAAACAAGCATAATTCTACACTGCATGACTGTACAGTGTCTTCTATTCTGTAGCAGCTAGTTATAAAGCTGTATTGCATCTGCACCAttccatcaaatggaaatattctagATGTTTTTAATGCATCATTTTATGCACTTTCCTAAACTGTAAGCCGACACATTTCTCTGGAAACGTTGGGATTGTCGCTAAGTTATGATGGCGTTTAAAAGAAAATTGTCATGTCCTATGAGCTGAATTCCTACTTTGCTACAATCTGAAATTGCCTTCCCACTCACACATACGATTATTCCACAGATATTATTCAAGTAACGAAGAGGGCGGCACGCCAGGAGGAAGGAATGTTTACAAGTAAGTACagatttacaattttttttgttattgaagCCATCATTTTTGATAACATTTCTTTAgacttacagtgtgtgtgtgtgtgtgtcaggcagACCGAACAAGGGTTCAAGTGTCTGACGTGTGCGTTTCGTGGAGATGACTGTCAGTATAACTCAGCCTACTTCAGCCACAATGCCTCCTTCTACCGTATGACCTGCAGTGGTCAGTTATACTTTGtttcttaaaataagtattcattttattaaaaatcaattaaaaaacacaaaacatggcAAATAATACTACTGTAATTTTTACCCAAAGGTCCTGGCATTCCTTACCATGCTCTCATGGAAAACGGGAATGATATAGGTAATTCACACATTTGAAATTAAGTCTGAAATAATATCAAGGAGGAGAAAATGTTATTCTAATGAgctttctgtatttttacatttgtagAACTCCATGTTTTGGAGGACAATAAGGAATTTAGCAGCCTGATATCTGACATCCAAATGCCCAGCATGCGTCGACGCACCATAAAAATTGAAGGATTAGGTAAGTGAATTCAACAAAGACCAagtaacagtttattgttaaccagtttgtacaaattaaacaaaggTGGAAGTAGCCATATTGAGGTTCAAAAGTATTGTAGCTGTGTATCACCATATCTGAATGTGTGAAAATATTTTGTATGAATACACTGAAATGCGTGAATGTATAAAAACATACTGAAGAAATTAATTCAAATGTTTGAATGTgcaaaaaatatctgaacaaaTAGATTTCATTTTTGAATCCAAAACGAGGCCTGTAGATGTGCATGACATTTtgcaaacaaatgaaaaactatatatatattataaagtgtatcagatgttataatgtgtgcaacaataaactgttaataaatactttactaatgtaatcagaatgtaattgttaacATCTATCAACTATGATAGAATATATTTTTAACTAATTATTTCagattacacaaactaatgataaaataacagaaattatagcattactaataattagtaaacattattaatgataatttcattgtttgttgacagtaaaataactattaacaaagtttaattaaatatcaattgaccatttataaatgatgagtATTTCTCCCactactgtttttatttattcacatttttccATGGATGTTCATATTTTTGACAGATCTCTGGTACCAGATGTTTTTACCTCCAGGCTTTGATGAATCCAAGAAGTACCCTTTACTAATAGATGTGTAAGAATCTTTtacaaaaaaactataacatttaattataaatgctTTTCAACAGAGAGTTCACAAACTGATAGTGAATTCTGCCCAACCCTTCAGGTATGCTGGTCCCTGCAGTCAGAAAGCAGACTACGTCTACAGGGTCGGCTGGTCCACCTACCTGGCCAGCACTGAGAAAATCATCGTCGCCAGCTTTGACGGAAGAGGAAGCGGTTACCGAGGCGACGAGTTAATGCACGCAATCTACAAACGTCTGGGAACCTATGAGGTGGAAGATCAGATAACAGCAGCCAGGTAAGGAAAGCGAGGAGCAGTTTGGACAAGTCAACGCATCTCAAACAAACAGCCTCACCCTCTGTTTCCCAGGAAAGCTTGATGAAACTGGATTTGACTTGTTTCTGTGGTTGAAATGCTCCCAGGTGAACACAGGAAATGTCATGAGTGACGATGACGATCAGAAAACCAGTTTATATCCTTTGAATTTACTGCTCAATGTTAAgataattttactttttttttgtattttaggaAATTCATCGAAATGGGCTTCGTTGACAAAAACAGAGTTGCTATTTGGGGCTGGGTAAGTTGACAAGACTTTGTATTAAAACactaatattttcattttcaataaatCCAGACCATTATttagtccaaaagtcaaaattaattgaaaaaagtTAGATGTGGGctaataatttccaaaatttaCAATATGTTTCTATCTAACAAAATAGTCTGCCtcaatttacagtatatttattggcgtttagcctttcaaaaattTCTCGGACACggttgtgaaactgtggtaccgccattTGTAAAGATTATGTTGCCTAACAAAACTTCTAAGTATcacaaacgtttgtttgcctcagagcttattttctgcaataatccaaaacccagtggaaaagtcgagggaaccagggcgatgttAACTTCCTGGTTAGCCCACAAAAACACCCTGCGGCACTCTATATGCAGTGTGTTATTACATAGTCCATAGCAGGCAATAAAAGGCTCTGAAAAATGAGTTAATGTTTCACCCTGCTGTGAGTGTGCTTGGTCTTTACTTAAGGGTTAGGATGAGCTACAGTAATGAGCTGTTTATCTTTCACAGTCTTATGGTGGATATGTGACGTCAATGGCCTTGGGATCTGGAAGTGGAGTTTTCAAATGTGGAATGGCGGTCGCTCCAGTGTCCAAATGGGAATATTATGGTATTTTTAAGCAAGTTCTTCATGTTAATAACCTTCCCAGACCTAACACGCTCACTTTAATGACACAACATCTGTTTATTCCAGATTCCATCTACACAGAGCGGTACATGATGGAGCCTTCAGAGAATTATCTTGCCTACATTGTAAGTGTCATGCTCAGTGTTATCATGATCGGCATTAGTTATGATATCACCTGTGGTCACCAATAAACACAAATGTGATTGTGTGCAGAACTCAACAGTAACTGCCAGGGCCAGTAATTTCCAGTCAGTGCAGTATCTTCTGGTTCATGGAACAGCTGACGGTGGGTTATGCatgaactatttttttttaatttatttaacataGATCCTCATGGTGTACAGAGAATGATTTGTTAGGATTTTGTAGACCCATTGACCTTTagtctagcgccaccatcagatCAAACTCCAGAGGCTAAATCGTCATCAGActgatagccgatgggttcctaGATTGAGGTCTACTACCTAAGACTCAATCTTGAAGTTCAGGGGGTCACCTGAACCTAAGTGACCCACTGATTTCTCTAGATCAAAATGGGCCAATTGCATTGCCTCAattaatttgttgttgttgtgttttctagaCAATGTTCATTTCCAGCAGGCAGCCGAGATCTCTGAAGCTTTGGTAGAGGAGCAGGTGGACTTTGAGGCGATGGTGAGATTTCCGGAAAATCCAAAGTGGAATAATTGGAAGATTGTGTcgttaaaataatcaaaagaatTTGTCTTTCAGTGGTACACAGACAAGGATCATGGGCTCGGCGGCTCGGCTAATCAACACGTCTACACCCACATGAGCCACTTCCTACAGAGGTGCTTTGCATGAGGTCCACTGGATCACAAAGATCTTCTTTCATTGCCTTAagtgaataaattaaaattggGTGATAAAGTCTTCAATTGTAAATGCAGGCTTGATTATTAGTGCTCCAAGCGCCGGGAAAGTACAAAGTAGCCCAAGTCATACTGTCA
Protein-coding sequences here:
- the LOC119483969 gene encoding dipeptidyl peptidase 4-like, translating into MVSIGKVLIGVFGVAVVVILIAVPTAIYLKEDQGGNKHQRSFTLEDVFNSSLRPKSFGMRWISDHEYLNKTQGSVFLQNVVTGASSEFLSRDKFDAKRAYDYRLSADRNYVAFISDHSKLWRHSFTATYSLYDRELNKFLTPDIPDKVQYFAWAPEGNKLAYVWENNVYIKISPGSAPRQVTFNGKENLILNGIPDWVYEEEMFSSSQGLWWSPEGKYVAYAEFNDTLVHNIEYSWYGENQYPSTVSIPYPKPGTPNPTVKLFAVDTDNSTAEITEVVVPASFGSGEHYLATVTWATDERIAVQWLKRVQNHLILQIYNFNGVSWDPVERLEVKSPDGWVGRFSPSEPVFAADKNSYYLLMSNTEGYKHIHQVVGGTATAITSGQWEVIDILKVTADSVYYSSNEEGGTPGGRNVYKQTEQGFKCLTCAFRGDDCQYNSAYFSHNASFYRMTCSGPGIPYHALMENGNDIELHVLEDNKEFSSLISDIQMPSMRRRTIKIEGLDLWYQMFLPPGFDESKKYPLLIDVYAGPCSQKADYVYRVGWSTYLASTEKIIVASFDGRGSGYRGDELMHAIYKRLGTYEVEDQITAARKFIEMGFVDKNRVAIWGWSYGGYVTSMALGSGSGVFKCGMAVAPVSKWEYYDSIYTERYMMEPSENYLAYINSTVTARASNFQSVQYLLVHGTADDNVHFQQAAEISEALVEEQVDFEAMWYTDKDHGLGGSANQHVYTHMSHFLQRCFA